The Musa acuminata AAA Group cultivar baxijiao chromosome BXJ1-3, Cavendish_Baxijiao_AAA, whole genome shotgun sequence genome window below encodes:
- the LOC108952381 gene encoding pentatricopeptide repeat-containing protein At4g35850, mitochondrial-like, with protein sequence MHLPRALSLPLFASRSLCTSPTPFSRLLLLSELYRLIACRWLPLLNGESPSPLGLGDSCRCYFSCEDIDAGVKIFEEYISSRPPTAELYVEKMNARGFFLNPKMGSDLLLAAAGEKMGGYTTANYVWDLLQSHKITPWLPAVKAFYEGLKEREIPSDNPRLVLVGRSQDNVNLRFGGRRNV encoded by the exons ATGCATCTCCCTCGCGCGCTTTCGCTCCCTCTGTTCGCCTCACGCTCTTTGTGCACTTCGCCGACCCCCTTTTCTCGCCTCCTTCTTCTTTCAGAACTATATCGATTGATCGCATGCCGATGGCTTCCACTGTTGAACGGCGAATCACCATCTCCGCTGGGCCTCGGCGATTCGTGCAG GTGCTACTTCAGTTGCGAGGATATTGATGCTGGGGTTAAGATCTTTGAAGAGTATATAAGCTCAAGACCTCCAACTGCTGAGTTGTATGTG GAGAAAATGAATGCAAGAGGATTCTTCTTGAACCCAAAGATGGGAAGTGACCTCCTGCTTGCAGCAGCAGGAGAAAAG atgggTGGATACACTACCGCCAATTATgtttgggatcttttgcaaagccACAAGATCACTCCATGGCTGCCTGCAGTGAAGGCCTTCTATGAAGGCTTAAAG GAAAGGGAGATACCATCAGATAACCCAAGGCTTGTATTGGTTGGGCGCTCACAGGACAATGTAAACCTCAGATTTGGAGGGAGGCGAAATGTCTAG
- the LOC135630793 gene encoding sodium/hydrogen exchanger 1-like — protein MAVDWGTVMVKLGLSGLDTSDHASVVSINIFVTLICACIVIGHLLEENRWMNESITSLIIGLCTGIVLRLATRGNNSRVMVFSEDLFFIYVLPPIIFNAGFQVKKKQFFRNFITIMLFGAVGTLISFIIISIGAVEIFRKMDIGALEIGDYLAIGAIFSATDSVCTLQVLNQDETPLLYSLVFGEGVVNDATSVVLFNAIQKFDLVHMDVTVVLKFVANFFYLFSTSTLLGALGGLLSAYIIKKLYFGRHSTDREVALMILMAYLSYMLAELLDLSGILTVFFCGIVMSHYTWHNVTESSRITTKHAFATLSFIAEVFLFLYVGMDALDIEKWQFVSNSPGKSVGLSSILLGLVLIGRAAFVFPLSFISNLSKRSQNDKITFKQQVIIWWAGLMRGAVSIALAYNQFTRSGHTHQRGNAFMITSTITVVLFSTMVFGLMTKPLIYFLLPPSMKHLTRSLSLSSEPSSPKSFLSPLLGNGQGSELETGHSIPRPTSLRMLLMTPSRSVHHYWRKFDDAFMRPMFGGRGFVPFVPGSPIERSVLEWE, from the exons ATGGCCGTCGATTGGGGAACCGTCATGGTGAAGCTGGGGCTCTCCGGACTCGATACCTCTGACCACGCGTCGGTGGTGTCGATCAATATCTTCGTGACGCTCATCTGCGCCTGCATCGTGATTGGCCACCTGTTGGAGGAGAACCGATGGATGAATGAGTCCATTACATCTTTAATCATC GGGCTGTGCACCGGCATCGTACTTCGTCTTGCTACACGAGGGAATAATTCTCGTGTCATGGTCTTTAGTGAAGATCTCTTTTTTATCTACGTGCTCCCACCAATAATTTTCAATGCCGG gTTCCAAGTAAAGAAAAAGCAGTTCTTCCGCAACTTCATAACAATTATGCTGTTTGGTGCAGTAGGAACTTTGATCTCCTTCATAATAATTTCAATCG GTGCTGTGGAAATCTTCAGAAAAATGGATATAGGTGCACTGGAAATTGGAGATTATCTTG cGATTGGGGCAATCTTTTCTGCAACTGATTCTGTTTGCACTCTGCAG GTGCTTAACCAGGATGAGACACCTTTGCTTTATAGCCTGGTTTTTGGTGAAGGTGTCGTAAATGATGCTACATCGGTGGTGCTTTTCAATGCAATCCAGAAATTTGATCTGGTTCATATGGATGTCACAGTTGTGTTAAAATTTGTTGCCAACTTCTTTTATCTATTTTCTACAAGCACCTTGCTCGGAGCACTT GGAGGATTGCTTAGTGCTTATATCATAAAAAAGTTGTATTTTGGAAG ACATTCAACTGATCGAGAAGTTGCTCTTATGATTCTTATGGCTTATCTTTCTTATATGCTAGCTGAA TTGTTAGATTTAAGCGGCATTCTTACAGTATTCTTCTGTGGGATAGTAATGTCGCACTACACCTGGCATAATGTGACCGAGAGTTCTAGGATCACCACAAA GCATGCCTTTGCAACCTTGTCATTTATTGctgaagtttttctttttctatatgtTGGAATGGATGCATTAGACATTGAGAAGTGGCAGTTTGTCAGCAACAG CCCTGGAAAATCAGTTGGTTTGAGCTCAATTCTGTTGGGCTTGGTATTGATTGGCAGAGCTGCTTTTGTCTTTCCACTATCTTTCATCTCCAACTTAAGTAAAAGATCTCAGAATGACAAAATTACCTTTAAGCAGCAA GTTATAATCTGGTGGGCAGGTCTTATGAGAGGTGCGGTATCAATTGCACTTGCTTACAATCAG TTTACTAGATCTGGCCATACTCACCAGCGTGGAAATGCATTTATGATCACCAGCACCATCACCGTTGTTCTTTTCAGTACAATG GTGTTCGGATTGATGACTAAGCCTCTCATTTACTTCTTGCTGCCTCCAAGCATGAAGCATCTCACCAGATCTCTGAGTCTCTCATCGGAGCCTTCAAGTCCAAAATCTTTCCTTTCTCCACTGCTTGGCAATGGACAGGGTTCGGAGCTTGAAACTGGGCATAGCATACCTCGCCCGACAAGCCTACGGATGCTTCTGATGACACCATCCCGCTCTGTTCACCATTACTGGCGCAAGTTTGATGATGCCTTCATGCGCCCAATGTTTGGTGGGCGAGGTTTTGTTCCATTTGTTCCTGGTTCGCCGATTGAACGCAGTGTCCTTGAATGGGAATAA